From the Lolium rigidum isolate FL_2022 chromosome 2, APGP_CSIRO_Lrig_0.1, whole genome shotgun sequence genome, one window contains:
- the LOC124687659 gene encoding phosphoenolpyruvate carboxylase kinase 1-like produces the protein MSADLNRDYEIGQELGRGRFGVVRRCVSRSTGEPFAVKSVDRSSLADDLDRELAELEPKLAQLAGAGNPGAVQTHAVYEDDVWTHTVMDLCCGPDLLDWVRRRRGAPVPEPVAADIVAQVAQALALCHRRGVAHRDVKPDNIVLDDVEEDEAEDVSPRARLADFGSAAWIGGGRRAEGLVGTPHYVAPEVVSGEDYGEKADVWSAGVVMYVLLSGGALPFGGETAKDVLSAVMRGSVRFPPRLFSGVSPAAKDLMRRMMCRDEWRRFSAEQVLRHPWIVSGGGSRAMEQPT, from the exons ATGAGTGCAGACCTAAACCGGGACTACGAGATTGGGCAGGAGCTCGGCCGCGGTCGGTTCGGCGTCGTCCGCCGCTGCGTCTCGCGCTCCACCGGCGAGCCCTTCGCCGTCAAGTCCGTGGACCGCTCCAGCCTAGCCGACGACCTCGACCGGGAGCTGGCGGAGCTGGAGCCGAAGCTGGCCCAGCTCGCCGGCGCGGGGAACCCGGGCGCCGTGCAGACGCACGCGGTCTACGAGGACGACGTCTGGACCCACACGGTCATGGACCTCTGCTGCGGCCCGGACCTGCTCGACTgggtccggcgccgccgcggcgcgCCCGTACCGGAGCCCGTTGCGGCCGACATCGTGGCGCAGGTCGCCCAGGCCCTGGCCCTCTGCCACCGGCGCGGGGTGGCACACCGCGACGTCAAGCCCGACAACATCGTCCTCGATGAtgtcgaggaggatgaagctgagGACGTTTCGCCGCGCGCGCGGCTCGCGGACTTCGGGTCGGCGGCGTGGATCGGGGGCGGCCGCCGTGCGGAGGGGCTCGTGGGCACGCCCCACTACGTGGCGCCTGAGGTGGTGTCGGGCGAGGACTATGGCGAGAAGGCGGACGTGTGGAGCGCTGGCGTGGTGATGTACGTGCTGCTCTCCGGCGGCGCGCTCCCGTTCGGCGGCGAGACGGCCAAGGACGTGCTGTCGGCGGTGATGCGGGGCAGCGTCAGGTTTCCGCCCAGGCTGTTCTCCGGCGTGTCCCCGGCCGCCAAGGACCTGATGAGGCGCATGATGTGCCGCGACGAGTGGCGGCGCTTCTCCGCCGAGCAAGTTCTAC GCCACCCGTGGATCGTGAGCGGCGGAGGATCCCGAGCCATGGAGCAGCCAACCTGA